The genomic stretch AGCCAAGACTCGCGGCGATGGATGGGTCACGTTCGTCGCACCACACCGCGGAGTGCAGGACGTCGATCCGTTGGACGTCCTGGACAGGCGAGGGAGGGTCAGGGCTGACGGCCGATTGGATCTCGCGGCGGGCCACGGCACATTCGTCGCCGGCCTCATCAGTCAGATCGAACCCGATGCTGAGATCGTGATGATCAGAGCGATCGCCACCGACGGCGTGTGCACCGAGGACCAAGTTGCGGAGGCACTCTGTCGCGCCGCGGCGGAGTTCGATATCCGTCAACTTGACCGCGGCGTGGTGAACCTGTCGCTCGGATTGCAGAGCGTCGACGACGAAGAACCTCCGATCCTTCGAGCGGCACTTGACCTGTTGCCCGACAACGTGATCGTGGTCGCCGCCGCAGGCAACGAACGGACAGGAGTAGAACTGTGGCCCGCCGCCTCAGAGCGGGTGTGCGGCGTGGCCTCGCTCACGGATCAGGGCACGGCGTCCGAGTGGTCGAACCGCGGGCCCTGGGTCAACTTCTCCGCTCGAGGCGAAGGGATCATCAGTACCTTCATCGAAGGCAGAGAGACTGCAGCGCTCGAGAACGACCCCGGCAGTCCATTCGACAAGCGCCCCGACACCTACGGGGCTCCAGACCCACTCGCGATATGGTCCGGCACATCGTTCGCCACACCGCAGGTGTCGGCGCAACTAGCGACCATTCTAAGGAACAACCCGGGCTTCACACGCGCTGATGCGATACAGCACCTTCACCAAAAGGGCACCCCGCTGCAGAACTTCGGAACCCGCGTACCGGTGTTCTGAACTCGTCCACAGCGGACGGCGTCTCCGGACACCGAGCCGTCGGTGTTGTCCAGCCTCGCTGCATGCGCCCCGCACCGCCGCGCGCCCTGCTCGACCGGATCGAGCGGTGGGCGGCGCTGTCGCGGTGGGAACGCGCCGAGGTCGGGCGGGCCCTGCGCCGGCCCGGGTGGTCGTACGGGGAGATCCGGGCGGTCATCGACGTGCCGGAGGCGACGTTGGCGGGATGGTGTCGCGACATCACGCTGCGGCCAGAGCAGATCGCGGCGATCGAGCGACGCGCTGACACGCGCCGAGGTGTTCCGCGCGACACCCAGCGCAAGCGGCGCCTCAAGATCGCGCGCATCGAGGCCGACGCGCGCGAGTTCGCCGCCGCGCACCTGCACGACCCGCTCTTCGCCGCCGGCACCACGCTCTGTCCCTCCACCTGCATGAGGGCAACGACGACGCGACGGCACGACGATGGTGGGCCGACCGGCTCGGTCTGGAGGACGCCGAGTACACGAAGACGTTCATCAAGCCGGCTGGTACAGGTCACCGCAGGAACCACCTCGCTCACGGCGTGTGCAAGGTGCGTATGCGACGGCGCGCAGACGCATGGGTCGGGACGATGGCGTGGATCGATGTGCTGAGGAAGGCGCTCGCGCCGGACAGCGGCGCGACACCCTGATACGCTTCTCGCGGGTCGCTAGCTCAATTTGGCAGAGCATCCGGCTCTTAACCGGAGGGTTGTGGGTTCGAGTCCCACGCGGCCTACTTCTCATGTGTGGACGGTTCGTCGCAGCGTCAGATCCCGATGACCTCGTCGCCCTGTTCGACGTCGACGAGCGGCGGACGGACGACGTGCCGGCCAGCTGGAACGTCGCCCCGACGATGCCGGTGCATGCGATCTCGGAGCATCGGGACCGGCGGTACCTCGTCAGCTTCCGGTGGGGCCTGGTGCCGACGTGGTCGGACGATCCCAAGGTCGGGTCGCGCATGATCAACGCGCGGGTCGAGTCGGTCGCCGACAAGCCGGCGTTCCGCACCGCGCTCGAACGTCGACGCTGCATCATCCCGGCCGACGGCTTCTACGAGTGGCACACCGACCAGGGCGTCAAGACCGCCTACTACATCCACCGCACCGACGGCCGGCCGTTGGCGTTCGCGGGGCTGTGGGAGGGCTGGAAGGCGCCGGACGACACCTGGTTGCGCACCTGCGCGATCATCACCGGCGAGGCCGACGAGCGGCTGTCCGCACTGCACCCGCGGATGCCCATCGTGCTGGCGCCCGAGACCTGGGACCCGTGGCTGGACCGTGACGAGCGTCGTCGCGACACCGCGGTCGGGCTGCTGTCACACCGCGACACGCAGACGCTGACGTGGCACGCCGTCGGCTCCGAGGTCAACAACGTGCGCAACGACCACCCGGAGCTCATCACCGCGCTGGCGGCCGACAGCGATCACCGCGTCGGACAACCTCGCCTGGGCTGACCCTCGCGGATCACTCGTCGAGGTAGCGCGCGCGGACGATCGA from Euzebyales bacterium encodes the following:
- a CDS encoding S8/S53 family peptidase, encoding DVADFDVEDVCGTIQRVLLPDDVDINDAVDQLKGQDITASANTAAMMGGTAKGGATPKSTTDGVDAQVKAPEHQGTGPLVIVIDSGIDDAAKTRGDGWVTFVAPHRGVQDVDPLDVLDRRGRVRADGRLDLAAGHGTFVAGLISQIEPDAEIVMIRAIATDGVCTEDQVAEALCRAAAEFDIRQLDRGVVNLSLGLQSVDDEEPPILRAALDLLPDNVIVVAAAGNERTGVELWPAASERVCGVASLTDQGTASEWSNRGPWVNFSARGEGIISTFIEGRETAALENDPGSPFDKRPDTYGAPDPLAIWSGTSFATPQVSAQLATILRNNPGFTRADAIQHLHQKGTPLQNFGTRVPVF
- a CDS encoding SOS response-associated peptidase, producing MCGRFVAASDPDDLVALFDVDERRTDDVPASWNVAPTMPVHAISEHRDRRYLVSFRWGLVPTWSDDPKVGSRMINARVESVADKPAFRTALERRRCIIPADGFYEWHTDQGVKTAYYIHRTDGRPLAFAGLWEGWKAPDDTWLRTCAIITGEADERLSALHPRMPIVLAPETWDPWLDRDERRRDTAVGLLSHRDTQTLTWHAVGSEVNNVRNDHPELITALAADSDHRVGQPRLG